In Pseudobacter ginsenosidimutans, the following are encoded in one genomic region:
- a CDS encoding carboxy terminal-processing peptidase codes for MVYFQHSRAALMAGCMLLGAGLSGQAQSKKDTISADGLRKGIVKAVAQKLQKSHFAPKAFDDKFSTEIWDSFLRNLDGRRNVFLAGDIEKLNKYRLLLDDEINEGSIAFFDEAWKIYSRRLLEAKALVEKSLQQPFSFTSKEVLETERKDSPYPTTIAERDKIWYAFLKYAVLRAYTDLETNTGSATIDPVLEKKARENVAAQYRRFFITQQKETAVNEKFAMYVNAIALNMDPHTTYTFPTMKDPVRAQLSGQYFGIGMELGIGEMDVFVKRLVPGGSAYKSGLLKENDRILAVIDNKGKMVPTADLDPNDISSMIRGEEGTSVTMLVMQPGSPERTVTIPREKISEIANKAKSAVINQNGKKIGYLYLPLFYLNSGNEQLPGCSADVAAELDKLRDQEVEGIVFDLRGNGGGSLTEVVRMGASFMPATPMSLLRSRDKVDVYTSPVVNAPKFQGPLVVLVDEGSASASEIFAAAIQDHQRGLVIGTSSSFGKGTAQTMTNIGKMGDPANGIPDINYGSMRITLQKFYRASGATTQLQGVKPDVVLADRLVLNSVREIEMPAAMAVDTLAVDKAPEKFNTIDYAPLINKAQQRAMENSTLQMIGKNMSRLQYLQKAPVNMELGSYRKLKQEMKDLEQQIAKAKELPSSGMQLSASFYTNINPALQKKDEYQEKLYNNWLESLSKDLFLSEAVQLVQDMIKAPQIKK; via the coding sequence ATGGTATATTTCCAACATTCCCGCGCTGCCCTGATGGCAGGATGCATGCTCCTGGGTGCAGGGCTTTCGGGCCAGGCCCAATCCAAAAAAGATACGATCAGCGCTGACGGACTCCGCAAAGGCATCGTAAAAGCAGTTGCTCAAAAACTGCAAAAAAGTCATTTTGCTCCCAAAGCTTTCGACGATAAATTCTCCACTGAGATCTGGGATAGTTTTCTCCGTAACCTCGATGGTCGCCGGAATGTTTTCCTGGCCGGCGATATTGAAAAGCTGAACAAATACAGGCTCCTGCTGGATGATGAGATCAATGAAGGCAGTATTGCATTTTTCGACGAAGCCTGGAAGATCTATTCCCGGCGTTTGCTGGAGGCAAAAGCCCTTGTTGAGAAATCACTGCAGCAACCTTTCAGCTTTACTTCCAAAGAAGTGTTGGAAACGGAAAGAAAAGACAGTCCATATCCCACTACCATAGCCGAAAGAGATAAGATCTGGTACGCATTCCTGAAATATGCAGTGCTCAGGGCATATACAGACCTGGAAACAAATACAGGCTCTGCAACCATCGATCCTGTTCTGGAAAAGAAAGCGCGTGAAAATGTTGCTGCCCAGTATCGCCGCTTCTTTATCACACAACAAAAAGAAACTGCTGTAAACGAGAAGTTCGCCATGTACGTTAATGCGATTGCATTGAACATGGACCCTCATACCACTTACACTTTTCCAACCATGAAAGATCCCGTGCGTGCCCAGTTGTCCGGCCAGTACTTTGGCATCGGTATGGAACTGGGGATCGGGGAAATGGATGTTTTTGTGAAAAGACTGGTACCCGGAGGCTCTGCTTATAAAAGTGGCCTGCTGAAAGAGAACGACAGAATCCTGGCAGTGATCGATAATAAAGGGAAGATGGTACCTACTGCAGACCTCGATCCCAATGATATCAGTAGTATGATCAGGGGAGAAGAAGGTACTTCCGTTACCATGCTGGTAATGCAGCCGGGTTCTCCTGAAAGAACGGTTACTATTCCCCGTGAGAAGATCTCCGAGATCGCCAACAAGGCAAAAAGCGCCGTGATCAACCAGAATGGAAAAAAGATCGGCTATCTCTACCTGCCTTTGTTCTATTTGAACTCCGGCAATGAACAACTGCCTGGCTGCTCGGCAGACGTGGCGGCTGAGCTGGATAAACTCCGAGACCAGGAAGTGGAAGGGATCGTATTTGACCTGCGTGGAAATGGCGGTGGCTCCCTCACCGAAGTGGTTAGGATGGGAGCCAGCTTCATGCCAGCCACACCGATGAGCCTCCTGCGTTCAAGGGATAAAGTAGACGTTTATACCTCTCCGGTAGTGAACGCGCCGAAGTTCCAGGGACCACTGGTAGTTTTGGTTGACGAAGGCAGCGCCTCCGCATCAGAAATTTTTGCTGCTGCTATTCAGGACCATCAGCGTGGCCTGGTGATCGGAACTTCCTCTTCATTCGGAAAAGGCACTGCACAAACGATGACGAATATCGGTAAGATGGGAGACCCCGCCAATGGCATTCCCGATATCAATTACGGAAGCATGCGCATCACCTTACAAAAGTTCTATCGTGCAAGTGGCGCCACTACTCAATTGCAGGGCGTTAAGCCCGATGTGGTGCTGGCAGACAGACTGGTGCTCAATAGTGTGAGGGAGATCGAAATGCCCGCTGCCATGGCGGTGGATACACTTGCTGTTGATAAAGCTCCGGAAAAATTCAATACCATCGATTATGCGCCGCTGATCAACAAAGCTCAGCAAAGAGCCATGGAAAACAGTACGCTTCAGATGATCGGTAAGAACATGAGCAGACTGCAATACCTGCAGAAAGCCCCGGTTAACATGGAGCTGGGCAGTTACAGGAAATTGAAACAGGAGATGAAAGACCTGGAGCAGCAAATTGCAAAGGCAAAAGAACTGCCATCTTCAGGTATGCAACTCTCCGCTTCTTTTTACACAAACATCAATCCTGCATTACAGAAAAAAGATGAATACCAGGAAAAACTATACAATAACTGGCTGGAAAGCCTGAGTAAAGACCTTTTCTTATCCGAAGCTGTACAACTGGTACAGGATATGATCAAAGCGCCTCAAATAAAAAAATAA
- a CDS encoding AhpC/TSA family protein: MMKKLLSAALCLLALSARSQDELTIEADMKWLPNDTVVYVYDPYSGESDSTFVKNHKFNLTMKMPKGGCAYILQVGRDVSNIEKTATVQYLEPGKMVIKDGKEPGFKHAKYSGSQFVKDWVYVMDNISETSPRYLKLNELEAIQIKATQIGDEDAAEKARNEASVLLKKRNEDALTWVRQNSNSGVASYVIMAWFNKSRDSLIRSLGAHAQKSRISQRILNPGKTDPLPVSFSMGAPAEDKLAPGKEAPAFTTLDENGKEVKLSDFKGKYVFLDFWASWCGPCKPQIPFLKAANDKFKSKNFVMIAISLDGNRDAWLKAVASHKMDWLQLSSLKSWKEPAATAYEVNAIPFNVLIGPDGKILAKGLYNEDIDKKLSELVK, encoded by the coding sequence ATGATGAAGAAATTGCTATCTGCTGCTCTTTGCTTGCTGGCACTGAGTGCACGCAGCCAGGACGAACTCACTATCGAAGCCGATATGAAGTGGTTGCCCAACGATACAGTAGTGTATGTTTATGATCCTTATTCAGGTGAAAGTGATTCCACTTTTGTGAAAAATCACAAATTCAACCTGACCATGAAAATGCCTAAAGGTGGTTGTGCCTATATCCTGCAGGTTGGCCGTGATGTTTCGAATATTGAAAAAACTGCAACAGTACAATACCTCGAGCCAGGAAAAATGGTGATCAAAGACGGAAAAGAACCCGGATTCAAGCATGCAAAATATTCAGGCAGCCAGTTTGTAAAGGACTGGGTGTATGTAATGGATAATATTTCAGAGACCTCTCCACGTTACCTCAAATTGAATGAGCTGGAAGCAATACAGATCAAGGCTACCCAGATCGGTGATGAAGATGCTGCTGAAAAAGCAAGGAACGAAGCCAGTGTGCTGCTCAAGAAAAGGAACGAAGACGCCCTGACCTGGGTAAGACAAAATTCCAACTCCGGCGTGGCTTCCTACGTGATCATGGCCTGGTTCAATAAGAGCAGGGATTCCCTGATCCGTTCTCTGGGTGCACATGCACAGAAAAGCAGGATCTCCCAAAGGATCCTCAATCCCGGAAAAACAGATCCACTGCCAGTTTCATTCAGCATGGGCGCTCCTGCTGAAGATAAACTGGCTCCCGGTAAAGAAGCTCCTGCCTTTACCACTCTGGATGAGAATGGAAAGGAAGTAAAGCTGTCTGACTTCAAAGGAAAATATGTATTCCTGGATTTCTGGGCAAGCTGGTGCGGACCCTGCAAACCGCAGATCCCCTTCCTGAAAGCGGCCAATGATAAATTCAAATCGAAGAATTTTGTAATGATCGCTATTTCACTTGATGGTAACCGTGATGCCTGGCTGAAAGCCGTAGCCAGCCATAAAATGGATTGGCTCCAGCTCTCTTCCCTGAAATCCTGGAAAGAGCCTGCTGCTACAGCTTATGAAGTGAATGCCATTCCTTTCAATGTACTGATCGGACCTGACGGAAAGATCCTGGCGAAAGGACTCTACAATGAAGATATCGACAAGAAGCTTTCCGAACTGGTGAAATAA
- a CDS encoding TlpA disulfide reductase family protein encodes MKNRIVYVLMMMLLPAFSFAQGFVIKGKVPGIISGYARIDAHQHDGEAVQDVMPERIRIVNGEFELKGKISQPEMISVYISTKKVSIFLENTDYSIETSFADLNETSVKGGALNASRLKFIEEKLSPEGFVRKYPADPFSAWLLKMYLKDKPDDLGKLYELLSAEVKASIFGQEVKAMFDPELRPSLTGKPAPAAILTDVDGKQFSWDRFAGKLLVVDFWASWCGPCRYFIPKLKKTYEAYAPKGVAFISVSVDDKVDLWKNAVMEEKMPWHQGLGQHGFSDAGLKTPFLFSSIPYMVIIGPDGKVVAELDFYKKERLENELDRLLSEHK; translated from the coding sequence ATGAAAAACAGAATAGTATATGTTCTGATGATGATGCTTCTTCCGGCTTTTTCCTTTGCACAGGGATTTGTGATCAAAGGAAAAGTGCCGGGCATCATCAGCGGCTATGCCAGGATCGATGCGCATCAGCATGATGGCGAAGCTGTGCAGGATGTAATGCCTGAAAGGATCAGGATCGTGAATGGCGAATTTGAACTGAAGGGAAAAATAAGCCAGCCTGAAATGATAAGTGTGTACATCAGTACAAAAAAAGTGAGTATTTTCCTGGAGAATACGGATTATTCCATCGAGACCTCCTTCGCTGACCTCAACGAAACTTCCGTGAAGGGAGGTGCTTTGAATGCTTCAAGATTGAAATTCATCGAAGAGAAATTATCGCCGGAAGGGTTTGTTAGAAAATATCCTGCAGATCCTTTCTCTGCCTGGCTGTTGAAGATGTACCTGAAGGATAAGCCTGATGATTTGGGCAAGCTGTATGAACTGCTCAGCGCTGAAGTGAAAGCCTCCATATTCGGACAGGAAGTTAAAGCCATGTTCGATCCGGAACTGAGGCCTTCACTCACCGGTAAACCCGCTCCGGCGGCTATTTTAACGGATGTGGACGGTAAACAGTTTTCCTGGGACCGCTTTGCCGGCAAATTGCTGGTAGTGGATTTCTGGGCATCCTGGTGCGGACCTTGCAGGTATTTCATTCCAAAACTGAAAAAGACCTACGAGGCTTATGCACCGAAAGGTGTAGCGTTCATCAGTGTTTCGGTTGATGATAAAGTTGATCTCTGGAAGAATGCGGTGATGGAAGAAAAGATGCCCTGGCACCAGGGGCTGGGCCAGCATGGCTTCAGCGATGCCGGACTGAAAACTCCTTTCCTTTTCAGCTCGATCCCTTATATGGTGATCATCGGGCCTGATGGGAAAGTAGTGGCTGAACTTGATTTCTATAAGAAAGAAAGATTGGAGAACGAACTGGACCGTTTGCTTTCCGAACACAAATAA
- a CDS encoding sensor histidine kinase, whose amino-acid sequence MMQKIRLTTLMFFVSACCFAQLPAKPNRYTDSLNAVVQNGNDSSKSAAALLLSYYWVARDTSKSQQFIDLARIAGKQYPYQLALSYFYEGVLFYMKSDIASSERSFQEAIKRLEVFDTREALSFRSQAWHNYGILQQAKGDEEGFARIMIDESIPLAQQAQDTAYLGKNYLDLAIVFKNTQQYDKATTYLLDAINTLSAHKSNKATNNSTLNLINAYTTLAENYVLGGNHEMAKPVLDSAMAWLTRKPNDHLIVDYYSAEALYNVAMKQYREALVSVDSGVAKAKEQGRTYDEQRLLLQKYYALHNLKRYREAASVMDWLSQQPEMMTLLSSKLEVFKGMSETQAALGNFKPAYEWSVRYSQLSDSINGSRLKNEIHNMEIKYGNAEKQKAIDALKLENEKSSLSARNTRLMIWFLASVCILLFILAVVTFLYMRNNKRLSQQKDLFHQQQLREIEQQQQIHVGHALLQGEERERRRVAGDLHDGLGGLLAGVKMNLTGMATETKTKDLNRVVDQLDHSISELRRIARNMMPEALLKFGLETALKEACENLISDKVNIRFQSYGIRSNIPHEKQLTIYRVVQELLNNAIKHAYASEILLQCSQNNDTFFITLEDNGRGFDTSAIRSFKGIGLSNVKNRVDYLSGKLEINSTVNEGTSINIELNVAE is encoded by the coding sequence ATGATGCAGAAAATCCGTCTCACCACCCTCATGTTTTTTGTTTCCGCCTGCTGCTTTGCACAATTGCCGGCGAAACCAAACAGGTATACAGACAGTTTGAATGCAGTTGTGCAGAATGGGAACGACAGCAGCAAATCCGCTGCAGCACTACTGCTTTCCTACTACTGGGTTGCCCGTGATACCAGTAAGAGCCAGCAGTTCATAGACCTCGCAAGGATCGCCGGAAAGCAGTATCCTTATCAGCTTGCACTCTCATATTTCTATGAAGGCGTGTTGTTTTATATGAAGTCAGACATCGCTTCCAGTGAAAGGTCCTTCCAGGAAGCCATTAAAAGACTCGAAGTATTCGATACACGCGAAGCGCTCAGCTTCCGCTCCCAGGCCTGGCATAATTACGGCATCCTGCAACAGGCGAAAGGAGATGAAGAAGGCTTCGCCAGGATCATGATCGATGAAAGCATTCCGCTGGCGCAGCAGGCGCAGGATACAGCTTATCTTGGCAAGAACTATCTCGATCTTGCCATCGTATTCAAGAATACGCAGCAATACGATAAAGCCACCACTTATCTCCTGGATGCAATCAACACTTTATCTGCCCATAAATCGAACAAAGCCACCAACAATTCCACGCTGAACCTCATCAATGCCTATACCACGCTTGCCGAGAACTATGTGCTGGGCGGCAATCATGAAATGGCAAAGCCGGTGCTGGACAGCGCCATGGCATGGCTTACCCGCAAGCCCAATGATCATTTGATTGTGGATTACTATTCGGCAGAAGCGCTTTACAATGTGGCGATGAAACAATACAGGGAAGCGCTGGTGAGTGTAGACAGTGGTGTTGCCAAAGCTAAGGAGCAGGGAAGGACCTATGATGAGCAAAGACTGTTACTGCAAAAATATTATGCGCTGCACAATTTGAAAAGATACAGGGAAGCGGCCTCGGTAATGGACTGGCTCTCGCAGCAACCCGAGATGATGACCCTGCTCAGCAGCAAACTGGAAGTTTTCAAAGGCATGTCTGAAACACAGGCTGCACTTGGTAATTTCAAGCCCGCTTATGAATGGTCTGTCCGATACAGTCAGCTGAGCGACAGTATCAATGGCAGCCGCCTGAAAAATGAGATCCACAACATGGAGATCAAATACGGGAATGCAGAAAAACAGAAAGCCATCGATGCCCTGAAACTGGAAAACGAGAAATCCTCTCTCTCAGCCAGGAATACACGACTGATGATCTGGTTCCTTGCTTCGGTCTGTATACTGTTGTTCATCCTGGCCGTGGTAACGTTCCTGTATATGCGTAACAATAAGAGGCTGTCGCAACAGAAAGATCTTTTCCATCAGCAGCAGCTCCGGGAAATTGAGCAACAGCAGCAGATACATGTGGGCCATGCATTGCTGCAGGGCGAAGAGCGGGAGCGGCGCCGCGTGGCCGGTGATCTGCATGACGGACTGGGTGGACTTTTGGCCGGAGTGAAAATGAACCTCACGGGTATGGCCACCGAAACCAAAACGAAGGACCTGAACAGGGTGGTGGACCAGCTTGACCATTCTATCAGTGAATTGCGCCGCATCGCCAGGAACATGATGCCTGAAGCATTGCTGAAGTTCGGACTGGAAACAGCTTTGAAAGAAGCCTGCGAAAACCTAATCTCCGATAAAGTGAATATCCGCTTTCAATCTTATGGGATCCGCTCCAATATTCCCCACGAAAAGCAGCTCACCATTTATCGTGTGGTGCAGGAGCTGCTGAACAATGCCATCAAACATGCATACGCCAGCGAGATTCTCCTGCAATGCAGTCAGAACAATGATACATTTTTCATTACCCTGGAAGATAACGGCAGGGGCTTCGATACCAGCGCCATCAGGAGTTTCAAAGGGATCGGCCTCAGCAATGTAAAGAACCGCGTGGATTATCTCAGCGGAAAGCTCGAGATCAATTCCACTGTCAATGAAGGAACTTCCATAAACATAGAATTGAATGTTGCAGAATAG
- a CDS encoding response regulator transcription factor, producing the protein MLQNSELIQLAIVDDHPVVIEGLQRLLGSKDYLNVAGTFTSGNEFLLYLKTNRTDIVLLDISLPDSNGMELCKEIKKRSPGTCVLALSNHSERSIIMQMLQNGASGYLLKNASADELLNCINEALNGQITFSNEIKQIIARPSAHELKEVPQLTRREKEILALISDGMTTPQIAEKLNLSQLTIETHRRNLLQKFEVNNVAALIKVAVQQGLV; encoded by the coding sequence ATGTTGCAGAATAGTGAACTGATACAACTCGCAATCGTGGATGATCATCCTGTGGTGATCGAAGGATTGCAAAGACTGCTGGGCAGTAAGGATTATCTGAATGTTGCAGGAACTTTTACGTCCGGCAATGAATTCCTGCTCTACCTGAAAACGAACAGAACGGATATTGTTCTGCTGGATATCTCCCTGCCGGACTCCAATGGAATGGAGCTTTGCAAGGAGATCAAGAAACGCTCTCCCGGCACCTGTGTGCTGGCGCTCAGTAACCATAGTGAACGCAGCATCATTATGCAGATGCTGCAGAATGGCGCCAGTGGTTACCTGCTGAAAAATGCATCGGCAGATGAATTGCTGAATTGCATCAATGAAGCATTGAATGGACAGATCACTTTCAGTAATGAGATCAAGCAGATCATTGCAAGACCTTCTGCACATGAACTCAAGGAGGTGCCGCAGCTGACGCGCCGAGAAAAAGAAATTCTCGCATTGATCTCAGATGGAATGACCACGCCGCAGATCGCGGAAAAACTGAACCTGAGCCAGCTTACCATCGAAACTCATCGTCGTAATCTTCTGCAGAAATTTGAAGTGAATAATGTGGCGGCCCTGATCAAAGTGGCTGTGCAGCAGGGACTGGTGTAA